From Eriocheir sinensis breed Jianghai 21 chromosome 37, ASM2467909v1, whole genome shotgun sequence, one genomic window encodes:
- the LOC127008088 gene encoding uncharacterized protein LOC127008088 has translation MCFKAMMMAMMVMVMLVMPVYPRPHQAPNGIGKIENAVSESLKEIETAIMGSAKKIKSAIEETVLDKMAEVSASRMGQHSNAAAIGGDSALPEVNIKKNIALKYNLGKILVARKAAALKGVAAPSVLGNAKVAEGETTAPNITTTTMDPWDEYCQEACEAGIGGPECDCPEHPIG, from the coding sequence ATGTGCTTCAAGGcaatgatgatggcgatgatggtgatggtgatgctggtgatgccaGTGTACCCCCGCCCTCACCAAGCACCGAATGGAATTGGGAAAATAGAAAATGCCGTCTCTGAGAGCCTGAAAGAGATCGAAACAGCCATCATGGGAAGTGCCAAGAAAATCAAGAGTGCCATTGAGGAAACTGTTTTGGACAAGATGGCGGAGGTGAGTGCCAGCAGGATGGGGCAACACAGCAACGCAGCAGCTATCGGTGGTGACAGTGCTCTACCTGAGGTCAATATCAAAAAGAACATCGCCCTCAAATACAACCTTGGCAAGATCTTGGTCGCTAGGAAGGCTGCTGCCTTGAAGGGCGTTGCTGCTCCTTCTGTATTGGGCAACGCCAAGGTCGCTGAAGGGGAGACCACCGCTCccaacataaccaccaccacaatggaCCCCTGGGACGAGTACTGCCAGGAGGCGTGCGAGGCTGGCATCGGTGGGCCTGAGTGTGACTGTCCCGAGCACCCCATTGGCTAA